In Rutidosis leptorrhynchoides isolate AG116_Rl617_1_P2 chromosome 2, CSIRO_AGI_Rlap_v1, whole genome shotgun sequence, one genomic interval encodes:
- the LOC139887944 gene encoding uncharacterized protein codes for MNRRIRKQSTASNYLRYLRPGALAKLRDSKIVARSHLRSHISQISLHRTSSLPTSPSRSPIRSGTIQQHQHEASATLASAGDVEFPFVSARFYAPRFPQRKKLMAIRLMNDGPESSVCLLPLTESHGGCLAGAQNHNAGPTF; via the exons ATGAACCGCCGCATCAGAAAACAATCCACCGCCTCCAACTACCTACGCTACCTTCGCCCTGGCGCTTTAGCCAAACTACGTGACTCCAAAATCGTCGCTAGATCTCATCTCCGGTCTCACATTTCTCAAATATCTCTTCATCGCACTTCATCATTACCTACTTCACCCTCACGATCTCCGATCAGATCCGGCACCATTCAGCAACATCAACATGAAGCTTCCGCAACTTTAGCTTCTGCTGGCGACGTTGAATTTCCGTTTGTATCTGCTAGGTTTTATGCGCCACGTTTTCCGCAACGGAAGAAACTTATGGCGATTAGATTGATGAACGATGGACCTGAATCG TCTGTCTGCCTGTTACCATTAACTGAATCACATGGTGGCTGCTTGGCTGGTGCACAAAATCACAATGCTGGTCCAACTTTTTAG